A segment of the Desulfovibrio sp. Huiquan2017 genome:
TCTGCCACACCAGGTCCCGGACAACCTCGCGGATGCGCTCTTCCGGGACAGGCTTGACCAGACAGTGCTTGACCCCAGCGGTGAACGCCTGGGGAATGCGGTCCGAATCCGCTTTTTCCGCGAGCATGACAAAATCCGCATCCGGCGCCAGTTCGATCAGTCGGGGGAGATCACGCAACCCGCCGCCCCCGCGCAGGGCGGAGGCCAGAAAGACGATGTCGAAACGGCTGCCCTCAAGCCGGGTGAAACCTTCCGGCCCGGAATGGGCGCGGCAGCAGTCGTGGCCCATATCGTCGATCGCGGACTTGATGACGGCGCACTGAATCGGATCGCCATCAATCACCAGTATCTTTCCCATGGCAAGTCCCACCCTCCAGCCTTTACCCGCAACGCGGACGGACCGGGATTCAAACCGGACAACAGACACGAATCCACCTTCGCTATACGCAAACACTGGTTTTTCTGTCCATAGGGAAAACTCACGTTTCCATTTTCCCCGGAAGCCGACGGAGCCGCCCCCATCACCGTCCGCCAGGCACGCGGGAACAGGCAACGCGACGCTTCCGGCTGGCGCGGCGGCGCGCAGTCCGCCCGGCAAAACCGAGGGGATATCGTCACCAATTACAGGTTGATCCTTTACACGCCGCCAAGGATACTTATTTGAATAGGAACGACCAACCCACATTCATTCGTGAAAGGAGCAATATCATGGGCGAAAGAACCGGTATTATCACGTTCCAAGGCAATCCGTTGACCTTGATCGGCCCTGAAATCAAAGTCGGCGACACCGCGCCCGACTTCACCGTGACCGCCAACGACCTCTCCCCCGCCACCCTGTCCGATTTCTCCGGCAAGATGCTGGTCATCGCTTCTGTGCCCTCCCTGGACACCCCGGTTTGCGATATGGAGACCCGCCGTTTCAACACCGAGGCCTCGTCCCTGGGCGACGGAGTGAAAATCCTGACCGTCAGCATGGATCTGCCCTTTGCCCAGGCCCGCTGGTGCGGCGCGGCCGGAATCGAAGCCGTGCAGACCCTTTCCGACCATGCCCAGGCTTCCTTCGG
Coding sequences within it:
- the tpx gene encoding thiol peroxidase, whose amino-acid sequence is MGERTGIITFQGNPLTLIGPEIKVGDTAPDFTVTANDLSPATLSDFSGKMLVIASVPSLDTPVCDMETRRFNTEASSLGDGVKILTVSMDLPFAQARWCGAAGIEAVQTLSDHAQASFGENWGTLIKELRLLTRAVFVIGKDGKVAYVQYLKEITEEPDYEAALKVVRELVG